From Caulobacter segnis, a single genomic window includes:
- a CDS encoding rhamnogalacturonan lyase, with amino-acid sequence MTPPRHKRLGATVCAAAILLATGAAQAAPRWMESLDRGVVAVPAKDGGTLVSWRLLGDDPGGAAFNLYKDGRKLNAKPLTGGTDFVDRTSGAGAYTVRPVSKGKEGPASAPVQVWTDGYLSIPIEPPPGGVTPAGETYTYTANDASVGDLDGDGRYEIILKWDPTNSKDNAFGGYTGNVYLDAYTLEGKRLWRIDLGRNIRAGAHYTQFQVYDYDGDGKAEIAVRTSDGTIDGTGKVLGDPNADWRETGGERPQADRTGAFVQPDGTKVAKVQGRILKGPEFLTVFEGATGKALASAPYSPPRDPRTDAPSIAQMTEIWGDGYGNRSDRFLAGTAYLDGQRPSIIMGRGYYARSTIAAWDFRDGKLTQRWLFDSSAPGNEAFAGQGNHQLSVADVDSDGRDEILYGSMAIDDTGKGLWSARLFHGDAMHVGDLDPTHPGLEKFGVHESPKMNGGVGAAMLDARTGKVLWSTPTDHDTGRGLAADIDPRFPGDEAWGTNSDALYTAQGKVIEDVKHPRQTNFAIWWDGDDLRELLDKNQISKWDWKTGQAAPLLTAEGMTSNNGTKSTPALSADILGDWREELILRAEDNRSLRIYATPYPTDRRLVTLMHDPQYRVSIAWQNTAYNQPPHTSFHLGAGMKQPKPAAIITRKASQ; translated from the coding sequence ATGACACCCCCGAGACACAAGCGACTCGGTGCGACCGTCTGCGCCGCCGCGATCCTGCTGGCGACCGGCGCGGCTCAGGCCGCCCCGCGCTGGATGGAATCGCTGGATCGCGGCGTGGTGGCGGTTCCGGCCAAGGATGGCGGGACACTGGTCAGCTGGCGGCTACTGGGCGACGACCCGGGCGGCGCGGCCTTCAACCTCTACAAGGATGGTCGCAAGCTGAACGCCAAGCCGCTGACCGGCGGCACGGACTTCGTCGACAGGACCTCCGGCGCGGGCGCCTATACGGTGCGCCCGGTCAGCAAGGGCAAGGAAGGTCCGGCCAGCGCTCCGGTCCAGGTCTGGACCGACGGCTATCTCTCGATCCCGATCGAGCCGCCGCCCGGCGGCGTCACCCCGGCGGGCGAGACCTATACGTACACCGCCAACGACGCCAGCGTCGGCGACCTGGATGGCGACGGCCGCTACGAGATCATCCTGAAGTGGGACCCGACCAATTCGAAGGACAACGCCTTCGGCGGCTATACGGGGAACGTCTATCTCGACGCCTACACCTTGGAGGGCAAGCGCCTGTGGCGCATCGACCTGGGCCGCAACATCCGGGCCGGCGCGCACTACACCCAGTTCCAGGTCTATGACTATGACGGCGACGGCAAGGCCGAGATCGCGGTGCGGACCAGCGACGGGACGATCGACGGGACCGGCAAGGTGCTGGGCGATCCGAACGCCGACTGGCGCGAGACCGGCGGCGAGCGGCCCCAGGCCGACCGCACCGGCGCCTTCGTCCAGCCGGACGGAACCAAGGTCGCCAAGGTCCAGGGCCGCATCCTCAAGGGACCCGAGTTCCTGACTGTGTTCGAGGGCGCGACCGGCAAGGCCCTGGCCAGCGCGCCCTACTCGCCCCCGCGCGATCCGCGCACCGACGCGCCCAGCATCGCGCAGATGACGGAAATCTGGGGCGACGGCTACGGCAACCGCTCCGACCGGTTCCTCGCTGGCACGGCCTATCTGGACGGACAGCGCCCCAGCATCATCATGGGGCGCGGCTACTATGCCCGCAGCACGATCGCGGCCTGGGACTTCCGGGACGGCAAGCTGACCCAGCGCTGGCTGTTCGACAGCTCAGCGCCCGGTAACGAGGCCTTCGCCGGCCAAGGCAACCACCAGCTCAGCGTCGCCGACGTCGACAGCGACGGTCGCGACGAGATCCTCTACGGCTCGATGGCGATCGACGACACCGGCAAGGGCCTGTGGAGCGCCCGCCTGTTCCACGGTGACGCCATGCACGTCGGCGACCTCGACCCGACCCATCCTGGCCTGGAGAAGTTCGGCGTCCACGAAAGTCCGAAGATGAACGGCGGCGTCGGCGCGGCCATGCTGGACGCCAGGACCGGCAAGGTCCTGTGGAGCACGCCCACCGACCACGACACTGGCCGGGGCCTGGCCGCCGACATCGACCCGCGCTTCCCCGGCGACGAGGCCTGGGGCACGAATTCGGACGCGCTCTACACCGCCCAGGGCAAGGTCATCGAGGACGTGAAGCATCCGCGCCAGACCAATTTCGCCATCTGGTGGGACGGCGACGATTTGCGCGAGCTGCTGGACAAGAACCAGATCAGCAAGTGGGACTGGAAGACCGGCCAGGCCGCGCCGCTGCTGACCGCCGAGGGCATGACCTCGAACAACGGCACCAAATCCACCCCGGCCCTGTCGGCCGACATCCTGGGCGACTGGCGCGAGGAACTGATCCTGCGCGCCGAGGACAACAGGTCCCTGCGGATCTACGCCACGCCCTACCCCACCGACCGCCGTCTGGTGACCCTGATGCACGATCCGCAGTATCGGGTCTCGATCGCCTGGCAGAACACCGCCTACAACCAACCACCGCACACCAGTTTCCACCTCGGCGCGGGCATGAAGCAGCCCAAGCCGGCGGCCATCATTACCCGGAAGGCGTCCCAATGA
- a CDS encoding oligogalacturonate lyase family protein yields the protein MKSFMIGGLAALLLASTALGGVASAQDMQTLAKPGAPEAPLEWVDKTTGHRILRLSREPGSSSLYFNYNGYTPKGDRLVFASPTGITAMDLKTRTLTKIVEGKVRLLFVGRKSGAVYYEKALTADPMGPKAVMATDPYTKATRQVAKMESGSLQTINADETLLAGVAVRTDVPIPPNLADSLPKNPDDVKSADGRELSYAEGREVQLNARLDSRIPMEIFTINTGTGERKIVHQATDWLNHLQFSPTDPGLLMFCHEGPWHKVDRLWLVRTDKAGDTPVKIHTRTMNMEIAGHEWFSADGKTVWYDLQTPRGEDFWVAGYEIATGKRNWLHVQRNDWSVHFNSSHDGKLFAGDGGDSEMVAHAPDGKWIVLLKPRAVPDVAGIHAPGAEHLIAPGVLDAERLVDMRGHDYRLEPNVNFTPDDKWLVFRSNMHGADQVYAVEVAKAQ from the coding sequence ATGAAGTCGTTCATGATCGGCGGTCTGGCCGCCCTCCTGTTGGCCTCCACCGCTCTGGGCGGCGTCGCCAGCGCCCAGGACATGCAGACCCTGGCCAAGCCCGGCGCGCCGGAAGCGCCGCTGGAATGGGTGGACAAGACGACCGGCCACCGCATCTTGCGCCTGTCGCGCGAGCCGGGCAGCTCCAGCCTCTATTTCAACTACAACGGCTACACGCCCAAGGGCGACCGATTGGTCTTCGCCTCGCCCACCGGCATCACCGCCATGGACCTGAAGACCCGCACCCTGACCAAGATCGTCGAGGGCAAGGTCCGGCTGCTGTTCGTCGGCCGCAAGTCCGGCGCAGTCTATTATGAGAAGGCGCTGACGGCGGACCCGATGGGTCCCAAGGCGGTGATGGCGACCGATCCCTACACCAAGGCCACGCGCCAAGTGGCCAAGATGGAGAGCGGCTCGCTGCAAACGATCAACGCCGACGAGACTCTGCTGGCCGGCGTCGCCGTGCGCACCGACGTGCCGATCCCGCCGAACCTGGCCGACTCCCTGCCCAAGAACCCCGACGACGTGAAGAGCGCCGACGGCCGCGAGCTGTCCTACGCCGAGGGCCGCGAGGTGCAGCTGAACGCGCGCCTGGACAGCCGTATCCCGATGGAGATCTTCACGATCAACACGGGCACCGGCGAGCGCAAGATCGTCCACCAGGCCACCGACTGGCTGAACCACCTGCAGTTCTCGCCGACCGATCCGGGCCTGCTGATGTTCTGCCACGAGGGTCCCTGGCACAAGGTCGACCGCCTGTGGCTGGTGCGGACCGACAAGGCGGGCGACACCCCGGTCAAGATCCACACCCGCACCATGAACATGGAGATCGCCGGCCACGAGTGGTTCAGCGCCGACGGCAAGACCGTCTGGTACGATCTGCAGACCCCGCGCGGCGAGGACTTCTGGGTGGCCGGCTACGAGATCGCCACCGGCAAGCGCAATTGGCTGCACGTTCAGCGCAACGACTGGTCGGTGCACTTCAACTCATCGCACGACGGTAAGCTGTTCGCCGGCGACGGCGGCGACAGCGAGATGGTCGCCCATGCGCCGGACGGCAAATGGATCGTGCTGCTGAAGCCTCGCGCCGTTCCCGACGTCGCCGGCATCCACGCCCCCGGCGCCGAACACCTGATCGCCCCCGGTGTGCTCGACGCCGAGCGCTTGGTCGACATGCGCGGCCACGACTACCGCCTGGAGCCGAACGTCAACTTCACGCCGGACGACAAGTGGCTGGTGTTCCGCTCGAACATGCACGGGGCCGACCAGGTGTATGCGGTGGAGGTGGCGAAGGCGCAGTAG
- a CDS encoding DUF4982 domain-containing protein: MSRFFRPVPLACVFLAAVAPAVVQAQRAEFTFNDGWRMATGEIAGAEAPGFDDAAWKPVTLPRAYNEDDAFRVDIHDLKGAITWYRKRFVLPAGFAAGDKAFLVFEGVRQAGEVYVNGVRAGGHENGVTAFGVDASKVLKPAPFENVVAVRVDSDWKYKEKATGSGFQWNNDNFNVNYGGIHRAVRLHLTGGLHQTLPLYSSLGTTGVYIWADDFDIKGRAATVHAESEVRNETDRPRTFGYRVTVRDVDGKIVGAFAGPTVTLAPGETRIVTAKQRLSGLNFWSWGYGYLYGVSTALVEDGKAVDEVTTRTGFRKTGFGQGMVRLNDRVIQVHGYAQRTSNEWPALGTDIPPWISDFSNALMVESGGNLVRWMHITPARQDVTSADRVGLLQAMPAGDAESDVTGRRWEQRKEVMADAIVRFRNNPSIVFYEGGNENISDAHMAELKAIRDRFDPHGGRAIGSREMLSSKVAEYGGEMLYINKSASKPVWAMEYSRDEGARKFQDDFTPPFHKDSPDYNRNQDSHAAENVRRWYDYWRERPGGGDRVSSGGVNIVFSDSNTHFRGDNNYRRSGEVDGMRLPKEGFYAHQVMWDGWVDVEHPRSHIIGHWNYAPGVVKDVLVVSSADKVALSLNGRALGWGKKSDGFLFTFPQVAWAPGKLEAVGYDAKGKVVSRHAVETTGEPAALRLTPRTGPGGWKADGADLALVDVEVVDKQGRRVPTALNTVSFSTTGPVEWRGGIAQGDSLGRKPVAPTSTEPEKAAGADQVTKFPGASRTDDNFILSKTLPVEAGVNRISLRSTLEPGKVTVTAKADGLPDASITLDIAATPKADGQWPVGDDALPVSLARGPTPSTPSFKTWRVTVRPAQTIAGSNAADARLAMDDDEMTHWASDGQLANAWIEYRLDKPQVVDELELKLIGWRLRSYPLRVTLDGQAVYEGTPAKSLGYVVLPLKPLKGSRLRIALTAPTVDRDAFGKIVEVNGAKASFDTGAEKVAAGGRLGIVEAELHRLVR; encoded by the coding sequence ATGTCGCGCTTTTTCCGGCCCGTTCCGCTCGCCTGCGTCTTCCTCGCCGCCGTCGCGCCGGCCGTCGTCCAGGCCCAACGCGCCGAGTTCACCTTCAACGACGGCTGGCGGATGGCCACGGGCGAGATCGCCGGCGCCGAGGCCCCCGGCTTCGACGACGCCGCCTGGAAGCCCGTCACCCTGCCGCGCGCCTACAATGAGGACGACGCCTTCCGGGTCGACATTCACGACCTGAAGGGCGCGATCACCTGGTACCGCAAGCGCTTCGTGCTGCCGGCCGGCTTCGCCGCTGGCGACAAGGCGTTCCTGGTGTTCGAGGGCGTCCGCCAGGCCGGCGAGGTCTATGTCAACGGCGTGCGGGCGGGCGGGCACGAGAACGGCGTCACGGCCTTCGGCGTCGACGCCTCCAAGGTCCTCAAGCCCGCGCCGTTCGAGAACGTGGTCGCCGTGCGCGTCGACAGCGACTGGAAGTACAAGGAAAAGGCCACCGGCAGCGGCTTCCAGTGGAACAACGACAACTTCAATGTGAACTACGGTGGCATCCATCGCGCCGTGCGCCTGCACCTGACCGGCGGCCTGCACCAGACCCTGCCGCTGTATTCCAGCCTGGGCACGACCGGCGTCTACATCTGGGCCGACGACTTCGACATCAAGGGCAGGGCGGCCACCGTCCACGCCGAGTCCGAGGTTCGTAACGAGACCGATCGGCCGCGCACCTTTGGCTACCGCGTCACCGTCCGCGACGTCGACGGCAAGATAGTCGGCGCATTCGCCGGTCCGACCGTGACCCTGGCCCCCGGCGAGACGCGCATCGTCACGGCCAAGCAGCGCCTGTCGGGGCTGAACTTCTGGAGCTGGGGCTACGGCTATCTCTACGGCGTTTCCACCGCGCTGGTGGAGGACGGCAAGGCGGTCGACGAGGTCACCACCCGCACGGGCTTCCGCAAGACCGGCTTCGGCCAGGGCATGGTCCGGCTGAACGACCGGGTGATCCAGGTCCACGGCTACGCGCAGCGCACCAGCAACGAGTGGCCGGCCTTGGGCACGGACATCCCGCCGTGGATCAGCGATTTCTCCAACGCCTTGATGGTCGAGAGCGGCGGCAATCTGGTGCGCTGGATGCACATCACGCCGGCCCGCCAGGACGTCACCTCGGCCGACCGCGTGGGCCTGCTGCAGGCCATGCCCGCCGGCGACGCCGAGAGCGATGTCACCGGCCGCCGCTGGGAGCAGCGCAAGGAGGTGATGGCCGACGCCATCGTCCGCTTCCGCAACAACCCCTCGATCGTCTTCTACGAAGGCGGCAATGAGAACATCAGCGACGCGCACATGGCCGAGTTGAAGGCCATCCGCGACCGCTTCGATCCCCACGGCGGCCGCGCCATCGGCTCGCGCGAGATGCTGTCCAGCAAGGTCGCCGAGTACGGCGGCGAGATGCTCTACATCAACAAGAGCGCATCCAAGCCGGTGTGGGCCATGGAATATTCCCGCGACGAGGGCGCGCGGAAGTTCCAGGACGACTTCACCCCGCCGTTCCACAAGGACAGCCCCGACTACAACCGCAACCAGGACAGCCACGCGGCCGAGAACGTCCGCCGCTGGTACGACTACTGGCGTGAGCGGCCGGGCGGCGGCGACCGGGTCAGCTCGGGCGGCGTCAACATCGTCTTCTCCGACAGCAACACCCACTTCCGCGGCGACAACAACTACCGCCGCAGCGGTGAGGTGGACGGCATGCGGCTGCCCAAGGAAGGCTTCTACGCCCACCAGGTGATGTGGGACGGCTGGGTCGATGTCGAGCATCCGCGCAGCCACATCATCGGCCACTGGAACTACGCGCCGGGCGTGGTGAAGGACGTGCTGGTCGTCTCCAGCGCCGACAAGGTCGCTCTGTCCCTGAACGGCCGCGCCCTGGGCTGGGGCAAGAAGAGCGACGGGTTCCTGTTCACCTTCCCGCAGGTGGCGTGGGCGCCGGGCAAGCTGGAGGCGGTCGGCTACGACGCCAAGGGCAAGGTGGTCTCGCGCCACGCCGTGGAAACCACCGGCGAGCCGGCCGCCCTGCGCCTGACGCCGCGCACCGGGCCGGGCGGCTGGAAGGCCGACGGCGCGGACCTGGCGCTTGTCGATGTCGAGGTCGTCGACAAGCAGGGCCGCCGCGTGCCGACGGCGCTGAACACGGTCAGCTTCTCGACGACGGGGCCGGTCGAATGGCGCGGTGGCATCGCCCAGGGCGACAGCCTGGGCCGCAAGCCCGTCGCCCCGACCTCGACCGAGCCCGAGAAGGCGGCGGGCGCGGACCAGGTGACCAAGTTCCCTGGCGCGTCGCGGACCGACGACAACTTCATTCTCTCGAAGACCCTGCCGGTCGAGGCGGGCGTCAACCGCATCTCCCTGCGCTCGACCTTGGAGCCGGGCAAGGTGACCGTCACCGCCAAGGCCGATGGCCTGCCGGACGCCTCGATCACGCTGGACATCGCCGCGACGCCCAAAGCGGACGGCCAGTGGCCCGTGGGCGACGACGCTCTGCCGGTGAGCCTGGCGCGCGGCCCGACGCCCTCGACGCCGTCGTTCAAGACCTGGCGCGTCACGGTGCGTCCGGCCCAGACCATCGCCGGCTCCAATGCCGCCGACGCCCGCCTGGCCATGGACGACGACGAGATGACCCACTGGGCCAGCGATGGCCAGTTGGCCAATGCCTGGATCGAGTACCGCCTGGACAAGCCCCAGGTCGTCGACGAGCTGGAGTTGAAGCTGATCGGCTGGCGCCTGCGATCCTATCCGCTACGCGTCACCCTGGACGGCCAGGCGGTCTACGAGGGCACGCCAGCCAAAAGCCTCGGCTATGTCGTCCTGCCGCTGAAGCCGCTGAAGGGCTCGCGCCTACGCATCGCCCTGACCGCGCCGACCGTGGATCGCGACGCGTTCGGCAAGATCGTCGAGGTCAACGGCGCTAAGGCCAGCTTCGACACCGGCGCCGAGAAGGTGGCGGCCGGAGGAAGGTTGGGGATCGTCGAGGCGGAGCTGCATCGGTTGGTGCGGTAG
- a CDS encoding TonB-dependent receptor, translating into MQFSKARRRATAATVSWLALGAGLAIADQAWAQQAPTGPGANEATVVDEIVVGTRASLQSAMNRKKRAGTISDSIVAEDISQFPDKNVGEALGRITGVQLARDFGEGNAVSIRGVEPDLNRVEINGMSTLSSAGNLQVYGGGGRANDFRELASELVASIDVFKGFTADMTEGGVGGTVSIKTRKPLDFKKPTLSLTASAQNLDTGKGWKPRGNVLATTRLFDGRLGLMANVTYDDVDTRGDYVRNTSWGRFADFDNSANKTVDYYSALYSDQINALARGVGAQAGCSSLTTPDATQISTANLRTACLSQWYDYAPRTARYGVWTRNDERVSAEFTAQFRFTDRIDGWVSYERNQRKQRLNDINYGTDFTSLTRLRNAASATACSSTDTTASSVKVDANHNVTAYTLGNCLTTAGAGGYSGFGISARDFQDDTTANYYNFGANYRGDRLQIEFQGSSADTSNVKQTNNVSVSFDTPGMTVTLDPSTGNPAFTFANGYSPADASAIRQWQIQYRPSNSSSKEDQYKVDFDFDTHLPFVPKIEFGGRVTDYSTKGYGYGGFILNAGANPYSTADDTVIYSNAVNSTATILASQTIDQTSPVNASPASTTGYWATTETWSRAFSNSIFAQAMTSLPSDFYFGGGGIPSTWKYPDFNTVAAQLDASHFNLNNLEQTVGSDGKAYSQFPYYMTEKTDAQYIKFDYEFPLGDYEVEGNFGWRRVHTESTGTGVSSRAQTYAATNGGSSTTYTLSNALVSTSKSYTAWLPSFNAGLWVIPNKLTARAGFAQLLARPRLDFLMPTVTCTTDNSPDANGEFDEPSCVGGNPALKPYRANQYDLSFEYYPNKDTQVSVGLFKKDIKSFYLSNRTLLGKRDVYGDGVLYNYSTYINGDGAKIQGVEITAKTAFTFLPGIFSGFGVDANYTYQKAEDVELFSQLDGSPLPFPGLSSDSANLTVWYDKGPINARLAYNYRSKYLVSAADNSLQPVYRDATGYLDGKITWKPQQLFGVQNISFFVEGKNLTKEEERSTAGDIRLTELGYFGRRFFVGMGLKF; encoded by the coding sequence ATGCAATTCTCGAAGGCTCGCCGCCGCGCGACCGCCGCCACGGTTTCCTGGCTCGCGCTCGGCGCCGGACTCGCGATCGCCGACCAGGCCTGGGCGCAACAGGCGCCGACCGGTCCGGGCGCGAACGAAGCCACCGTCGTCGATGAGATCGTCGTGGGCACGCGCGCCAGCCTGCAATCGGCCATGAACCGCAAGAAGCGGGCCGGCACCATTTCCGACTCGATCGTCGCCGAGGACATCAGCCAGTTCCCCGACAAGAATGTCGGCGAGGCTCTGGGTCGGATCACCGGCGTCCAACTGGCCCGCGACTTCGGCGAGGGCAATGCGGTGTCGATCCGCGGCGTCGAACCCGACCTGAACCGCGTCGAAATCAACGGCATGAGCACGCTGTCGAGTGCCGGCAACCTTCAGGTTTATGGCGGGGGCGGCCGCGCCAACGATTTCCGTGAACTGGCCTCCGAACTGGTCGCGTCAATCGACGTGTTCAAGGGCTTCACCGCCGACATGACGGAGGGCGGCGTCGGCGGCACGGTCTCGATCAAGACCCGCAAGCCGCTGGACTTCAAGAAGCCGACGCTGTCGCTCACGGCGTCGGCCCAGAACCTGGATACGGGCAAGGGCTGGAAGCCGCGTGGCAACGTTCTAGCCACCACTAGGCTGTTCGATGGTCGCCTGGGTCTGATGGCCAACGTTACCTATGACGACGTCGACACGCGCGGCGACTATGTGCGCAACACCTCTTGGGGCCGATTCGCCGACTTCGATAACTCGGCCAATAAAACGGTCGACTACTACAGCGCTCTCTACAGCGACCAGATCAACGCCTTGGCCCGGGGAGTCGGCGCTCAGGCCGGCTGCAGCAGCCTGACCACGCCCGACGCGACCCAGATCTCGACCGCCAACCTGCGCACGGCCTGTCTGTCGCAATGGTACGATTATGCGCCGCGCACCGCCCGCTACGGCGTCTGGACCCGCAACGACGAGCGCGTCTCGGCCGAGTTCACGGCCCAGTTTCGATTCACCGACCGGATCGACGGCTGGGTCAGCTACGAGCGCAATCAACGCAAGCAGCGCCTGAACGACATCAACTATGGCACCGACTTCACGTCGTTGACCCGTCTGCGCAACGCGGCGTCCGCGACAGCCTGCTCCTCGACCGACACGACGGCCTCGTCGGTCAAGGTTGATGCCAACCACAACGTCACGGCCTACACCCTGGGCAACTGCCTGACCACGGCAGGCGCGGGTGGCTATTCGGGCTTCGGCATCAGCGCCCGCGACTTTCAGGACGACACCACCGCCAACTACTACAACTTCGGCGCCAATTATCGCGGCGACCGCCTGCAGATCGAGTTCCAGGGCTCCAGCGCCGACACCAGCAATGTCAAGCAGACCAACAATGTCAGCGTCAGCTTCGACACGCCCGGCATGACCGTAACTCTGGATCCATCGACCGGCAATCCGGCCTTCACCTTCGCCAACGGCTACAGCCCGGCGGACGCCTCGGCCATCCGTCAGTGGCAGATCCAGTACCGTCCATCGAATTCCAGCTCGAAGGAAGACCAGTACAAGGTCGACTTCGACTTCGACACGCACCTGCCGTTCGTGCCGAAGATCGAGTTCGGTGGTCGGGTGACGGACTATTCCACCAAGGGCTATGGCTACGGCGGCTTCATCCTGAATGCCGGGGCCAATCCGTATTCGACCGCCGACGACACCGTCATCTACTCGAACGCGGTGAACTCGACGGCGACGATCCTGGCCAGCCAGACGATCGATCAGACCAGTCCGGTCAACGCCTCGCCGGCCTCGACCACCGGCTATTGGGCGACGACGGAGACCTGGTCGCGGGCCTTCTCGAATTCGATCTTCGCCCAGGCCATGACCAGCCTGCCCAGCGACTTCTACTTCGGCGGCGGCGGCATTCCGTCGACCTGGAAGTATCCAGACTTCAACACGGTGGCGGCCCAGCTCGACGCCTCGCACTTCAATCTGAACAATCTCGAGCAGACGGTCGGCAGCGACGGCAAGGCCTACAGTCAGTTCCCGTACTATATGACCGAGAAGACCGACGCCCAGTACATCAAGTTCGACTACGAGTTCCCGCTGGGCGACTACGAGGTCGAGGGCAATTTCGGCTGGCGTCGGGTGCACACCGAAAGCACTGGCACTGGTGTCTCGTCGCGGGCTCAGACCTACGCGGCGACGAACGGCGGCTCTTCGACCACCTACACCCTGTCTAACGCGCTGGTCAGCACGAGCAAAAGCTATACGGCCTGGCTGCCCAGCTTTAACGCCGGGCTCTGGGTCATCCCGAACAAGCTGACGGCGCGCGCTGGCTTCGCCCAACTCCTGGCCCGTCCACGTCTCGACTTCCTGATGCCGACGGTGACTTGCACCACCGACAATTCGCCCGACGCCAACGGCGAGTTCGACGAACCCAGCTGCGTGGGCGGCAATCCCGCGCTGAAGCCCTATCGCGCCAACCAGTACGACCTGTCGTTCGAATACTATCCGAACAAGGATACCCAGGTTTCGGTGGGCCTTTTCAAGAAGGACATCAAGTCGTTCTACCTGTCCAACCGTACGCTGCTGGGCAAGCGCGACGTCTATGGCGATGGGGTGCTCTACAACTACAGCACCTACATCAACGGCGACGGCGCCAAGATTCAGGGCGTGGAAATCACGGCAAAGACCGCCTTCACCTTCCTGCCGGGCATCTTCTCGGGCTTCGGCGTCGACGCCAACTACACCTACCAGAAGGCCGAGGACGTCGAGCTGTTCTCGCAGCTGGACGGCTCGCCGTTGCCTTTCCCGGGGCTGTCCTCTGACAGCGCCAACCTGACGGTCTGGTACGACAAGGGGCCGATCAACGCCCGCCTGGCCTACAACTACCGGTCCAAGTACCTGGTCTCGGCCGCCGACAACTCGTTGCAGCCGGTGTACCGCGACGCGACGGGCTATCTGGACGGCAAGATCACCTGGAAGCCGCAGCAGCTGTTCGGCGTCCAGAACATCTCGTTCTTCGTCGAGGGCAAGAACCTGACAAAGGAAGAGGAACGCTCGACCGCGGGCGACATCCGCCTGACCGAGCTCGGCTACTTCGGTCGCCGCTTCTTCGTCGGCATGGGCCTGAAGTTCTAG
- a CDS encoding rhamnogalacturonan acetylesterase, which yields MIAALALAAALAAAPPRIIIASDSTAASYGPAQYPQMGWGMVLKCSLDPNVQVVNLARGGRSTKTFIEEGLWDQLVAQLQPGDTVLIQFGHNDADTKKIVRFTDPNGAYDVNLRRFVADVRAKQATPVLVTPIARWLWENGQPKDAHGPYAATIHRVATDLKVPLVDLDGDMMAALKARGELASRGLYLQYKPYDHIARYPEGISDDTHINEQGARLGAALVATSLARLKLPISRHVHPAPLDNQAQLGGPSCPSR from the coding sequence GTGATCGCCGCCCTGGCTCTCGCCGCCGCCCTGGCGGCCGCTCCGCCGCGCATCATCATCGCCAGCGACTCCACCGCCGCCAGCTACGGGCCGGCGCAGTACCCCCAGATGGGCTGGGGCATGGTGCTGAAGTGCTCGCTGGATCCCAACGTCCAGGTCGTGAACCTGGCGCGCGGCGGCCGCTCGACCAAGACCTTCATCGAGGAGGGGCTGTGGGACCAACTGGTCGCTCAGCTGCAGCCGGGCGACACGGTGCTTATCCAGTTCGGCCACAACGACGCCGACACCAAGAAGATCGTCCGCTTCACCGACCCGAACGGTGCCTATGACGTCAACCTGCGCCGCTTCGTGGCTGACGTGCGGGCCAAGCAGGCTACGCCGGTGCTGGTGACCCCGATCGCGCGCTGGCTGTGGGAGAACGGCCAGCCCAAGGACGCCCACGGGCCGTACGCGGCGACGATCCATCGCGTCGCGACCGACCTCAAGGTCCCGCTGGTCGACCTGGACGGCGACATGATGGCGGCGCTGAAGGCGAGGGGAGAGCTGGCGTCACGCGGGCTGTATCTCCAGTACAAGCCCTACGACCACATCGCCCGCTATCCCGAGGGGATCAGCGACGACACCCATATCAACGAGCAGGGCGCCCGCCTGGGCGCGGCCCTGGTGGCGACCAGCCTGGCGCGGCTGAAGCTGCCGATCTCGCGCCACGTCCATCCGGCGCCCTTAGATAACCAGGCGCAACTGGGCGGCCCCAGCTGTCCCTCGCGCTAG